TTTCAACCCAGATGTATATGTCACTTGGAGTGCTAGTACTGATAGTGGAGCTAAAAGTTGACTGTTTAACGAATATAACACGAACAtgattatcaatttatttttcacttcaaATGGTGACTTTAGTCTAGGATCTAACGTGTTTGCAGCTTGTTGTCTTTGTGGCTTTGAATAATCAGAATGAACGAAAAAAGTATGCGATGTCATGACCATTGtggtaaatttgaaaaattgcagGAATTTCTCCCGATTCCAAGCAATCAACCGAGCAAGTTGAGAACATGGAAGAAGAACAGAAGTTGGTCAAGGAAGCTCTGATTTCAGCCTATGACAAGAACATTTCTACGAGGCTGAAGACTGAGCTTTGCAGTTTTGATATCAAAAACTACAACCATACAAAAGATGGCTGTAAAAGTAAatcttctctcttctccctcttaTTGCGGCAATATATTTGATCATTAATTTACCCTAACCCAACCTCATGCAGGAGCAAGTAGATCACCTCGGCTGCAAATgttcattatttttcttctcttctgcTACTTTAGTTTCAGCTAATGCGAAGTACTGACTTCTGGTAATGAACAGGACATGACTTCAAATCAGAGAAATGGTGTACAAGCTGGTGGCATCAGTTCAAGGTGCTGCTTCAGAGGGGACTGAGGGAGAGGAGGTTTGAAGCCTTCAACAGGTTAAGGATTTTCCAAGTTATAAGTGTGGCCGTGCTTGGAGGACTCTTATGGCTGGACACGCCAACATCTCACATTGAAGACCGTGTAAGAATCTCTCCTAGTTTCAATTAGTCAGAATTACGTTGCACATGTCCAAATTGAAGTTTGTGTCTTTAATTCAtgtcaaaattctcatattttcTAACAAAATTACCTCCTTCcaaaattttcttctctaaCCTGAAAAAGTTTTGGGGGGATCTCGCTGTACTTGAACATAGTTATTGGATAAATTtaccatgatatatatatatatatatattgagatagTATGTAGTTTTTATCTTGAATTATTTTCCTTATAGGCTCTAAACAAGGTTTGCATTCTGACTGCAGATCGCcttgctcttcttcttctctgtgTTCTGGGGTTTCTACCCTCTCTACAACGCAGTTTTCACATTTCCCCAAGAAAGAAGAATGCTAGTCAAGGAAAGATCATCGGGAATGTACCGCCTTTCATCCTACTTCCTAGCCAGAACAGTTGGAGACCTGCCGCTGGAGCTTGCGCTCCCAACAGCCTTCGTTTTCATTATCTACTGGATGGGTGGGCTTAAACCCAATGCCATGACTTTCATCCTTTCACTACTTGTTGTTCTCTACAGTGTTCTTGTGTCCCAAAGTCTTGGCTTAGCCATCGGTGCAATTCTCATGGACGTAAAACAAGCAACTACTTTAGCTTCTGTTACAACCCTTGTTTTCCTGATAGCAGGAGGATACTATATTCAGCAGATTCCTCCATTCATAGTCTGGCTTAAGTACTTGAGCTATAGCTACTACTGTTACAAACTACTTCTTGGGGTTCAATACAAAGAGGACGATTATTATGAGTGCTCAAAAGGAGTGCTGTGTCGAGTTGGAGATTTCCCTGCAGTCAAATCAATGGGTCTGAGCAATTTATGGGTAGACGTAGCCATCATGGCCCTAATGTTGGTGGGTTATCGACTTGTTGCTTATTTGGCACTGCATAGAGTGCAGTTTAGGTAGCAATTTCTCAAGCTTTTCAGCAGAGAGGACGTTCCCTATTCCATCCAACAGGAGTTCTGATCTTCTTCGTCTTCTCAACTGTGGGAATAATCTGTTCAGATAGATCTAGATCATCATAATCATCATGCATGTTGTGAAGTTTTGATCAATCTCCCTCAGATCAACAGTCTGGCTGTATTATTAGCCTGCCGTTCTCGTTAACTCTGAGACCAATAGTACTAACTCTTAAGCTGCTTTAATTTAAGACTAAATTTCTGTCTTTTTCTAATAAAATGATCATCAATATGCTATCTGACAAAAGGAGATCAGgaaatcaaatgaaaaaaagtgTAACATGTTCATTTCGGTTTTCAGGAAAGGTTAAAAGATCACGTCCGGACTCCGGACCTTGAAGCTCTAATCAGTAGTACTCCTCTTTTGCTGAAGTCAATTATAAATACTTGTGGGGCTTTCATACCAAACAAAAAACGTACTCTTGTTTAGTTAATGCATGGATTCCTGCAAGTGCATCAATACAAAGAGAAAAACACTCAGGCAGGGATCATTAAAGTTGGGAGTTCCTAAGGCAAATGAGACTATTTTTAGCATCCTCgatccaaaaagaaaaggatcaaAACTACCTActtttctgttcttttcttttcagtaCAGGTTTGGATTAAATCCCATTTTCGCCATAACAAAAGCAAGATCAGGTGATGAAAGCAACATGCCATAGAAAGAATAGACTACCAAAATCATATAATTCTCACCACAATAATTCCCACTTCCAATGGGCAAAGTTATTCATAAGCAGTAGCAGAATTTGTGAAGGGGAATTAGCCAGCAGAGAACAACGAGAGGAGGGAGGCCCACTTTCACGTACGAGGACACCCCGATCGAAAGGTCTCTGGAGTTGGGTGGAGACCCAAGCAGAGTAGAAATGAAAGCTGAAATCCTTGTCATTTCCTACTTGAGTACAATGCACTATCCCTTCCACGCCCAACATATATTTATCTCCAGGAATATTAATAGCAAAGAACAAGAATCTGCATTCTGTCCTgtccttttcttctttgattttctagaacttgtggcttttatttaagtattaaaaaGGTGTGAGAAGGGTGATGATCATTAGCTCAGAGCTTCAAATGATTAAACCAGAAGAAACTATGTAAGCAGTGCTTCTAACGCAGAAAAGAGCTAATTTTGACCAGACTGGAAATAATTTaactaatatagttttttagTCTTTGAACAAAATTCTAATGTGATTGGCTCCAtgtatcactttttttaatataaataatttttttaatcaatcacgtcaatgtacaaaaaaatataataaaataactgtATTAACAGAATTCGTATCTAAATAATAACGTTCTTTAGTTTTTcgcaaattaaaaacaaaagaaaatcacaaaagCCCAAATCTTAGGGTCAGACTACGTGATATCATCCGTAAATCCGTCAGAAAcattatgaaaagaaattagagGGATAGAATTTTGCTATAAATGGATTTGGATTAAAACAAATTGATCTATTAAAATACGATTAATAAACAGGTCAATAACGGGTCAATTTATTTAACCCAAAATCAATCTGTaataatttgtttaaatttaattttaaaattacaattttactattattgaGTTGTAATATTAATGGTATTACTCAATGTACAACcctttataaaactatattttaaaatgaggatatttatgtaaaattatattacttttaaaagttattttataaaaatacccctcatttaaaacatagttgtatgtttttaattttcctttcgTTCAATATGctaatgtttttattattatgattgCAATTCTGGACCAAtgcttatatttattattattgagttctaatttttttttttattataggttaaaatctcaaaaatattaatattttttattagtaggccatctttttgttttttttttctataacaaatataaattttaatttttatgtaaaattatgttaatttggtCAAATTAGTTACGTGGAGTTCAACCCATATGCACAAAATAGGTTAAAATGAGTCATGTCATGTTGATCtatttcaaattaataattaaatgagtcaAAATGGCTGACCTGACCAGTTATTTCATATTAGGGTTTGAAAGTTTGACCCATTTATCTTAATGAGTCGTGTTTGAATTGACCCATATACTTGAATGTCTATGACTTGATAGGATATGAACACGACCTACAaacacaaattgccacccctaaCTCAGTGTTACGGGTGGCAACATATATGTTACACAATTCGTTAACCCAATACGAACATGACACGATAATAGTAGGTTAggatttagtcttaacgggttgaCCTGTTATAACACGATTTCTTAACTGGTTGATAAcaggttaacccgttttgatcTTAAAGCTACAATTATAcctttatacctaaaagtaaaattgttagaattttaattttaatatttttattatttggattgtaatttttaatttgtagttagttttataatttttatagatattgtgattttaacatttatataaaattatgttaaatttaatcaggtcaaatgggTTAATTTCGGCCCTATTCAACCAATTTACATAATAGTTTAAAACAGATCGTATTGTATTGTGTTAACaaatttcgtaatatttactaattGGTAGAAATTGATTGACACGATACGACtcattatgttaatgggtcgtattagagtttgagattttgacacgataagtttaacATGTCAGGTTAGAAttaatctatataatataatatatatactttgacaCGATACGAAGACGACCCGTTAATACGATTTGAGGCCCTACccaaatcatgaaaaaatcTCTTACCAAACACCATTCTTTCAATGTAGTTGAGTTTTAAAGTGCATTTTTTAAGAATTCGTTCGATTAACCTGGAACGACGTTTTGCTTATCTTTATCTACCCATGCATGTATCTGGCCTCTTAAATGTAGCATTTATGCATCTTGgtttttgataatataaatagGCCATGATCTATTGGTAATGTGATAGACTGAAGTTTAAGCCATGTTTGGTtagcatatttaaaaataaaaaaaattttcaagtaCTTCAGTCCAAATATAATTCGATTTTCCATCAATTTATTTGCAtagatttcaatgaaaaatataaatatgaaaattaaaacaacctttacaaaaaatcaaaataaaaactattattacaaaattatattcaaacaaaattttcaaccatAATACCTATCCACTCTTAAAACTCTCaatacagatttttttttttaaaaagaaaaaaaagaagaagagagaaatcaTAGTTACAATAGTGAGTGTATAAGTGCCgcgcaattattttgaaaaaaaaaataaagaacccacatgaaaagaaattaattttttaataatgaaccaCACTTTGATATAGTACCAGATGTTGCTTCTTCCTTGCCTCCCGTGGCGCCATCTTCTCAAGATGCTACAATTCCCTTTTTTCTTCATCCCAATAATAACCTCGGTGTTATTCTTGTAACATAGCCTCTACTTGGAGATAAATATCATACCTAGTCTCGCGCGATGACGATGGCCTTCTCAACCAAGAACAAATTAGGGTTTGTGGATGGTTTGATTCTTAGGCCTGATTCCACTaatcctctttttccttcttggtTACTTTGAAATAATATGGTGATTTCTTGAATCCTTAACTCAGTTTCTTCTAAAATTTCTGCTAGTGATTTGTATGTCTCTATTGCCTTTGAGATTTGGATCAATCTGAAGGAAAGATTCTCCCAAAAGAATGGGCCTCGAATATTTCAAATCCATAAATCTATaccatctctctctcaagaTCAACTTTCAGTGAATGCTtatttcacttgcttgaaagcCCTATGGGATGAGCTGGTCATTTACAAGCCAGTTCCTATTTGTTCATGTGGTGTTGTGAATGTTTTGAACTCATATGTTCAACAGGAACATATTTTGCAATTTCTTATGGGCCTTAATGAATCTTCTAC
This Carya illinoinensis cultivar Pawnee chromosome 11, C.illinoinensisPawnee_v1, whole genome shotgun sequence DNA region includes the following protein-coding sequences:
- the LOC122280380 gene encoding ABC transporter G family member 14-like gives rise to the protein MEPKPEFRESDPVDNNLPTEMSEPQNTTVLAYPVRANSQSVYQLTLYPITLKFEEVVYKVKLEQKGLCWGTWSSSEKTILNGLSGMVSPGEILAMLGPSGSGKTTLLTALGGRLNGKLSGKITYNAQPFSGTIKRRTGFVAQDDVLYPHLTVTETLLFTALLRLPTSLTKDDKALHVERVITELGLNRCRNSMIGGPLFRGISGGEKKRVSIGQEMLINPSLLLLDEPTSGLDSTTAQRIMTTVKRLASGDRTVVTTIHQPSSRLYHMFDKVILLSEGCPIYYGPASEALGYFSSIGYSTSMTINPADLLLDLANGISPDSKQSTEQVENMEEEQKLVKEALISAYDKNISTRLKTELCSFDIKNYNHTKDGCKRHDFKSEKWCTSWWHQFKVLLQRGLRERRFEAFNRLRIFQVISVAVLGGLLWLDTPTSHIEDRIALLFFFSVFWGFYPLYNAVFTFPQERRMLVKERSSGMYRLSSYFLARTVGDLPLELALPTAFVFIIYWMGGLKPNAMTFILSLLVVLYSVLVSQSLGLAIGAILMDVKQATTLASVTTLVFLIAGGYYIQQIPPFIVWLKYLSYSYYCYKLLLGVQYKEDDYYECSKGVLCRVGDFPAVKSMGLSNLWVDVAIMALMLVGYRLVAYLALHRVQFR